The following proteins come from a genomic window of Lachnoclostridium phytofermentans ISDg:
- the rpsD gene encoding 30S ribosomal protein S4 translates to MARDMSPVLKRCRALGLEPTFLGIDKKSNRNFARAGKKISEYGTQLREKQKAKFIYGVLEKPFRNNFDKAKKLKYGTTGENLLILLELRLDNVMFRMGYGRTRTEARQIVDHKHVLVNGKCVNIPSYQVKAGDVISIKEKCKSAQRYKDILEVTDGRTVPAWLEADHENLTGTVKEIPTRDQIDVPVNEVLIVELYSK, encoded by the coding sequence ATGGCAAGAGATATGAGTCCTGTTTTAAAGAGATGTAGAGCTCTTGGTCTTGAACCAACATTTTTGGGAATTGACAAGAAGTCTAATAGAAACTTTGCGAGAGCGGGTAAGAAAATTAGTGAGTACGGTACTCAGCTAAGAGAAAAACAAAAGGCAAAATTCATCTATGGTGTATTAGAGAAGCCTTTCAGAAATAACTTCGATAAAGCTAAGAAGTTAAAATACGGTACAACGGGTGAGAATTTATTGATTCTCCTTGAGTTAAGACTTGATAATGTTATGTTCCGTATGGGATATGGCAGAACAAGAACAGAGGCAAGACAGATTGTTGACCACAAGCACGTATTAGTTAACGGCAAGTGTGTAAATATTCCTTCTTATCAGGTAAAAGCTGGCGATGTTATTTCTATTAAAGAAAAATGTAAGTCTGCTCAGAGATACAAAGATATTTTAGAAGTAACCGATGGAAGAACTGTACCAGCATGGTTAGAAGCTGATCATGAGAATTTAACAGGTACTGTAAAGGAAATCCCTACAAGAGATCAAATTGATGTTCCTGTAAATGAAGTGCTTATCGTCGAGTTGTACTCTAAATAA
- the rpsK gene encoding 30S ribosomal protein S11: MAKKIAAKKVTKKRVKKNVDRGQAHIQSSFNNTIVTLTDAEGNALSWASAGGLGFRGSRKSTPYAAQMAAETAAKAALVHGLKTVEVMVKGPGSGREAAIRALQACGIEVTSIKDVTPVPHNGCRPPKRRRV; this comes from the coding sequence ATGGCTAAGAAGATAGCAGCTAAAAAAGTGACAAAGAAGCGTGTTAAAAAGAACGTCGATCGTGGACAGGCTCACATTCAGTCATCTTTTAATAATACAATTGTTACCTTAACAGACGCTGAAGGTAACGCTCTTTCATGGGCAAGTGCAGGTGGATTAGGATTTAGAGGTTCTAGAAAGTCAACTCCATATGCAGCGCAGATGGCAGCTGAAACAGCAGCTAAAGCAGCATTAGTTCATGGTTTAAAAACCGTAGAAGTTATGGTTAAAGGTCCTGGTTCAGGTAGAGAAGCAGCAATTCGTGCGCTTCAGGCTTGTGGTATTGAAGTTACAAGCATTAAGGACGTTACTCCAGTTCCTCATAACGGCTGTAGACCACCAAAACGCAGAAGAGTCTAA
- the rpsM gene encoding 30S ribosomal protein S13 encodes MARISGVDLPREKRIEIGLTYVYGIGRVSSNRILAKAGVNPDTRVRDLTDEEVAKIRDVIDETMLVEGDLRREIALNIKRLQEIGCYRGIRHRKGLPVRGQKTKTNARTRKGPKRTVANKKK; translated from the coding sequence ATGGCTCGTATTAGTGGTGTAGACTTACCAAGAGAGAAACGTATAGAAATCGGACTTACTTATGTTTATGGTATCGGTAGAGTAAGCTCCAACCGTATCCTTGCTAAAGCTGGAGTTAACCCAGACACTCGTGTTAGAGATTTAACTGACGAAGAAGTGGCAAAGATTCGTGATGTCATCGATGAGACAATGTTAGTAGAAGGTGACTTAAGAAGAGAAATCGCTCTTAACATCAAGAGATTACAGGAAATCGGATGCTATAGAGGAATCCGTCACAGAAAAGGTCTTCCAGTTCGTGGACAGAAGACTAAAACAAACGCTAGAACAAGAAAAGGTCCTAAGCGTACTGTTGCTAATAAAAAGAAATAG
- the rpmJ gene encoding 50S ribosomal protein L36: MKVRSSVKPICEKCKIIKRKGAIRVICENPKHKQRQG, encoded by the coding sequence ATGAAGGTTAGATCTTCAGTTAAACCAATTTGCGAGAAATGTAAAATCATTAAAAGAAAGGGCGCAATCAGAGTTATCTGTGAGAACCCAAAACACAAACAAAGACAAGGCTAA
- the infA gene encoding translation initiation factor IF-1, with protein MSKTDVVEIEGTVIEKLPNAMFSVELENGHRVLAHISGKLRMNFIKIVPGDKVTLELSPYDLTKGRIIWRDK; from the coding sequence ATGTCAAAGACCGATGTTGTAGAAATTGAAGGAACCGTAATTGAGAAACTACCAAACGCAATGTTTTCAGTAGAACTTGAGAACGGACACAGAGTGTTGGCCCATATCAGTGGAAAGCTTAGAATGAACTTCATTAAAATTGTACCTGGTGATAAGGTAACTTTAGAATTGTCCCCATACGATTTAACGAAGGGTAGAATTATCTGGAGAGATAAATAA
- the map gene encoding type I methionyl aminopeptidase, giving the protein MSVTIKSAKEIELMREAGKILAEVHDALEQMIKPGISTLDIDKLATEKIRSFGCIPSFLNYNGYPASVCVSLNDEVVHGIPKKNRIIKEGDIVSLDAGVIYQGYHSDAARTIAVGNVSKEAELLINVTKQSFFEGMKYAKAGNHLHDISAAIEDYVIAHGFTCVKDLVGHGIGTQMHEDPQIPNFRQKRRGIRLEPGMTLAIEPMVNAGSHEVWCLEDDWTIATQDGSLSAHYENTIVITTGEPEILSLRW; this is encoded by the coding sequence ATGTCAGTAACAATTAAATCTGCAAAAGAAATAGAGTTAATGAGAGAAGCTGGGAAAATATTAGCCGAAGTGCATGACGCACTGGAACAAATGATAAAGCCCGGCATCTCCACCCTCGATATTGATAAACTAGCAACAGAAAAAATACGTTCCTTTGGATGTATTCCATCTTTTCTAAATTATAATGGATATCCAGCTTCGGTATGTGTATCTCTAAATGATGAAGTGGTGCATGGAATTCCAAAGAAAAATCGCATTATAAAAGAAGGCGATATCGTAAGTCTTGATGCTGGAGTTATCTATCAGGGGTATCATTCTGACGCAGCGAGAACCATAGCGGTTGGAAATGTGTCGAAAGAAGCCGAACTGCTGATTAATGTTACAAAGCAAAGCTTTTTTGAAGGTATGAAATATGCAAAAGCAGGCAATCATCTACATGATATCTCTGCTGCTATTGAGGACTATGTAATCGCTCATGGATTTACCTGTGTGAAGGACCTAGTGGGTCATGGAATTGGAACACAGATGCATGAGGATCCACAGATACCAAACTTCAGACAAAAGAGAAGGGGTATTCGGTTGGAGCCTGGTATGACACTTGCTATTGAACCAATGGTCAATGCAGGGAGCCATGAAGTGTGGTGCTTAGAAGATGATTGGACAATAGCGACTCAGGACGGAAGTCTGTCCGCGCACTATGAAAATACAATCGTTATAACAACCGGAGAACCGGAAATATTGTCACTGAGATGGTAG
- a CDS encoding adenylate kinase: protein MKIIMLGAPGAGKGTQAKKIAEKYKIPHISTGDIFRANIKNNTELGAKAKEYMDQGLLVPDEITLDMVMDRFAQDDCKNGYVLDGFPRTIPQAEALNKALVEEGEQIDYAINIEVPDELIVSRMSGRRACVSCGGTYHVVFTPTKKEGICDACGGELTIRDDDKPETVAKRLNVYHNQTQPLINYYHGLGLLEEVDGTKEALEVFEDIIGILGKVAQ from the coding sequence ATGAAAATTATTATGTTAGGTGCTCCAGGAGCGGGGAAAGGAACACAAGCGAAAAAAATAGCTGAAAAGTACAAAATTCCACATATTTCAACAGGAGATATCTTTCGAGCAAATATTAAGAATAATACAGAGCTCGGAGCAAAAGCGAAAGAGTATATGGATCAGGGGTTACTAGTTCCAGATGAAATTACTTTAGATATGGTTATGGATCGTTTTGCACAGGATGACTGTAAGAATGGGTATGTATTGGATGGTTTTCCAAGAACAATTCCTCAGGCAGAAGCTTTGAACAAAGCTTTGGTAGAGGAAGGAGAACAAATTGACTATGCTATTAATATCGAAGTTCCGGATGAATTAATTGTTTCTCGTATGTCTGGAAGAAGAGCGTGTGTATCATGCGGTGGAACCTATCATGTGGTATTTACTCCTACCAAAAAGGAAGGCATCTGTGATGCTTGTGGAGGAGAGTTGACCATACGTGATGACGATAAGCCAGAAACAGTAGCAAAACGTCTTAATGTATATCATAATCAGACACAACCGTTAATAAATTATTATCATGGACTCGGGCTATTAGAGGAAGTGGATGGTACGAAGGAAGCATTAGAAGTATTCGAAGATATTATCGGCATTCTTGGGAAAGTAGCACAGTAA
- the secY gene encoding preprotein translocase subunit SecY yields the protein MLKTVRNAFKIKDIRNKLLFTFMVLIIVRLGSQLPVPGVNQAVIANWLQNNFGSGLSFLDSFTGGSFTRMSLFALGIGPYITSSIIMQLLTIAIPKLEEMQKDGESGRKKIAEISRYVTIGLSIIESVAMVIGFSGSGALEGGLTFTNIVVITASFTAGSAILMWLGERITEKGVGNGISVILLINIVANMPRDIYGLIEKFVLGESVVKGVTAAIIIVAVILLSVVLIILLNAAQRKIAVQYAKKVQGRKMVGGQSSHIPLKVNTAGVIPVIFAVSIMQFPIIIASFFGVQPARAYFWPKVLHMLNSQSWFNIKNGEFKYTVGVLIYMALIVFFAYFYTSITFNPMEVANNMKKQGGFIPGIRPGKPTTEYLTKVLNYIIFIGAIGLMIVAIIPIFFSGMFDAHVSFSGTSLIIVVSVVLETMKQVESQMLVRHYKGFLND from the coding sequence ATGCTTAAAACGGTCAGAAATGCCTTTAAGATTAAAGATATTAGAAACAAGCTTTTATTTACGTTTATGGTTTTGATTATCGTACGTCTTGGTTCACAGCTCCCGGTTCCGGGAGTGAACCAGGCGGTAATCGCCAATTGGTTACAGAACAACTTCGGTAGTGGTCTTAGTTTCCTGGATTCCTTTACTGGTGGTTCCTTTACTAGAATGTCCTTATTTGCTCTTGGTATCGGACCATACATTACTTCCTCGATCATCATGCAGTTATTAACGATTGCAATTCCTAAGCTAGAAGAGATGCAAAAGGATGGAGAATCTGGAAGAAAGAAAATCGCAGAAATTTCAAGATATGTTACTATTGGACTATCTATTATTGAATCTGTAGCTATGGTTATAGGCTTTAGTGGTTCAGGTGCTTTAGAGGGTGGTTTAACCTTCACTAACATTGTTGTCATTACTGCATCTTTCACCGCTGGTTCCGCAATTCTTATGTGGTTAGGTGAAAGAATAACTGAAAAGGGTGTAGGTAATGGTATCTCTGTCATCCTGTTAATTAACATTGTTGCTAATATGCCAAGAGATATCTATGGATTAATCGAGAAGTTTGTCCTTGGAGAAAGTGTTGTTAAGGGTGTAACTGCCGCTATCATCATCGTCGCAGTAATATTACTATCTGTTGTATTAATTATCCTACTTAATGCTGCACAGAGAAAAATCGCTGTACAGTATGCTAAGAAGGTGCAAGGTAGAAAAATGGTAGGTGGACAATCCTCCCATATTCCGTTAAAAGTAAATACTGCAGGTGTTATCCCAGTAATCTTTGCGGTATCTATCATGCAATTCCCTATTATTATTGCTTCATTCTTTGGAGTTCAGCCAGCTAGAGCTTACTTCTGGCCAAAGGTATTACACATGCTAAACTCCCAAAGCTGGTTCAACATTAAGAACGGTGAATTCAAATATACTGTTGGTGTACTTATTTATATGGCATTGATCGTATTCTTTGCATATTTCTATACATCCATTACTTTCAATCCAATGGAAGTAGCAAACAATATGAAGAAACAGGGTGGCTTCATTCCTGGTATTCGTCCAGGTAAGCCAACGACTGAGTACTTAACAAAGGTTTTGAATTACATTATCTTTATCGGTGCAATTGGTCTTATGATTGTTGCAATTATCCCGATTTTCTTCTCTGGTATGTTTGATGCACATGTATCCTTTAGCGGTACATCATTAATCATCGTAGTCAGTGTTGTACTTGAGACAATGAAGCAGGTGGAATCACAAATGCTCGTTCGTCATTATAAAGGTTTCTTAAATGACTAA
- the rplO gene encoding 50S ribosomal protein L15 — protein MNLTDLRPADGSKQSGNFRRGRGHGSGNGKTAGKGHKGQKARSGAPRVGFEGGQMPLYRRLPKRGFKNRNTKEIISVNVSMLNRFEDGADVTLESLREIGIISNPKDGVKILGNGELTKKLNVKVSAFSESAIEKIKALGGNAEVI, from the coding sequence ATGAATTTAACAGATTTAAGACCAGCAGACGGTTCTAAACAGAGTGGAAATTTCAGACGTGGACGTGGACACGGTTCAGGAAATGGTAAGACTGCAGGTAAGGGTCACAAAGGCCAGAAAGCACGTTCAGGAGCTCCTAGAGTTGGTTTTGAAGGTGGTCAGATGCCTTTATACCGTAGACTTCCTAAGAGAGGTTTTAAGAACAGAAATACAAAAGAAATTATTTCAGTTAACGTAAGCATGTTAAATAGATTTGAAGATGGTGCAGACGTAACATTAGAAAGCCTTAGAGAAATTGGCATCATTAGCAATCCGAAAGATGGAGTAAAGATTCTTGGAAACGGAGAATTAACTAAGAAGCTTAATGTTAAGGTTTCAGCTTTCTCTGAAAGCGCGATCGAAAAGATTAAGGCTCTTGGTGGAAATGCTGAGGTGATCTAG
- the rpmD gene encoding 50S ribosomal protein L30: MANKLKITLTKSTIGALPKHKLTVSALGLGKLHSTNEVPDNVAIRGMLKQVKHLVMVEEI; the protein is encoded by the coding sequence GTGGCTAATAAATTAAAGATTACTTTAACAAAATCTACTATCGGTGCTCTTCCAAAGCATAAATTAACTGTTAGCGCTCTTGGTCTTGGAAAACTTCATAGTACTAATGAAGTTCCAGACAATGTAGCTATCAGAGGTATGCTTAAGCAAGTTAAGCATTTAGTAATGGTAGAAGAGATTTAA
- the rpsE gene encoding 30S ribosomal protein S5 has translation MKRTIVDATQLELEDKVVNIKRVTKVVKGGRNFRFTALVVVGDKNGHIGAGLGKATEIPEAIRKGKEDAIKKMISLPIDENGSVPHDFIGKFGSATVLLKRSPAGTGVIAGGPARNVLELAGFKNIRTKSLGSNNKQNVVLATIEGLRQLKTPEEVAALRGISVDQLG, from the coding sequence ATGAAACGTACAATCGTTGATGCTACTCAATTAGAGTTAGAAGATAAAGTAGTTAACATTAAGCGTGTAACAAAGGTTGTTAAAGGTGGACGTAACTTCCGTTTTACAGCTTTGGTCGTTGTTGGTGACAAGAATGGTCATATCGGTGCAGGCTTAGGTAAGGCAACTGAAATTCCTGAAGCTATTCGTAAAGGAAAAGAAGATGCAATAAAGAAAATGATTTCATTACCAATCGATGAGAATGGTAGTGTACCACATGATTTCATCGGTAAATTTGGTAGTGCTACTGTATTATTAAAACGTAGCCCTGCAGGTACTGGTGTTATCGCTGGTGGTCCTGCTCGTAACGTATTAGAGCTTGCAGGATTCAAGAACATTCGTACAAAATCACTTGGTTCCAACAATAAGCAGAACGTAGTTCTTGCAACAATTGAAGGATTACGCCAATTAAAGACTCCTGAGGAAGTAGCTGCACTTCGCGGTATTTCCGTGGATCAGTTGGGTTAG
- the rplR gene encoding 50S ribosomal protein L18 gives MVKKVNKSEVRIKKHNRIRNRFSGTPTRPRLAVFRSNNHMYAQIIDDTVGNTLVSASTLEKGVKAELEKTNDVAAAAMLGTVIAKKALEKGITTVVFDRGGFIYQGKVQALAEAAREAGLNF, from the coding sequence ATGGTTAAGAAAGTTAATAAATCAGAAGTTCGTATTAAAAAACACAATAGAATACGTAATCGTTTCTCCGGTACTCCTACAAGACCACGTTTAGCTGTGTTTAGAAGTAACAACCATATGTACGCTCAGATCATTGACGATACAGTAGGAAATACCTTAGTTTCAGCTTCCACACTTGAAAAAGGTGTAAAAGCAGAACTTGAGAAGACAAACGATGTTGCTGCAGCAGCAATGCTCGGTACTGTAATCGCTAAGAAAGCTCTTGAAAAAGGTATCACAACTGTTGTTTTTGATAGAGGCGGATTCATATATCAGGGTAAAGTTCAGGCATTAGCAGAAGCAGCTAGAGAAGCTGGTCTTAATTTCTAA
- the rplF gene encoding 50S ribosomal protein L6, whose translation MSRIGRMPIAIPAGVTVEVAENNKVTVKGPNGTLDRVLPAEMDIKVEGDTVVVTRPNELKRMKSLHGLTRTLIANMVTGVTTGYQKVLEINGVGYRAAKNGKELTLTLGYSHPVVMKDPEGVETILEGQNKITVKGIDKEKVGQYAAEIRDKRRPEPYKGKGIKYSDEVIRRKVGKTGKK comes from the coding sequence ATGTCACGTATAGGAAGAATGCCAATCGCGATTCCAGCAGGTGTTACTGTTGAAGTTGCAGAAAATAATAAAGTGACTGTAAAAGGTCCTAATGGAACACTTGATAGAGTGTTACCTGCAGAGATGGATATTAAAGTAGAAGGCGATACAGTTGTTGTTACAAGACCAAACGAATTAAAGAGAATGAAATCTTTACATGGTCTTACAAGAACATTAATCGCTAATATGGTAACTGGTGTAACAACTGGTTATCAGAAAGTTCTCGAAATCAACGGTGTTGGTTACAGAGCTGCAAAGAACGGTAAGGAGCTTACATTAACTCTTGGATATTCACATCCAGTAGTTATGAAAGACCCAGAAGGTGTTGAAACCATTCTTGAAGGTCAGAACAAAATCACCGTTAAAGGTATCGATAAAGAAAAAGTTGGCCAATATGCTGCTGAAATCAGAGACAAGAGAAGACCTGAACCATATAAGGGCAAGGGAATTAAGTATTCTGATGAAGTGATCAGACGTAAAGTTGGTAAGACTGGTAAGAAGTAA
- the rpsH gene encoding 30S ribosomal protein S8 — MTMSDPIADMLTRIRNANTAKHDTVDVPASKMKIAIAEILLKEGYIKSFEIEEVGSFKTIHITLKYGKDKNEKVITGLKRISKPGLRVYANSTELPRVLGGLGVAIISTNKGVLTDKAARNANVGGEVLAFIW, encoded by the coding sequence ATGACAATGAGCGATCCAATTGCAGATATGCTTACAAGAATTCGTAATGCAAATACTGCGAAACATGATACAGTAGATGTACCTGCTTCTAAGATGAAAATTGCTATTGCTGAAATCCTCTTAAAGGAAGGTTACATCAAGAGCTTTGAGATTGAAGAAGTTGGTAGCTTCAAGACAATCCACATTACATTAAAGTACGGTAAAGACAAGAATGAGAAGGTTATTACTGGCCTTAAGAGAATTTCCAAGCCAGGTCTTCGTGTTTATGCTAACAGCACAGAACTTCCAAGAGTTCTTGGTGGCTTAGGCGTAGCAATTATCTCCACTAACAAAGGTGTTCTTACAGATAAAGCAGCAAGAAATGCTAACGTAGGCGGAGAAGTTTTAGCATTCATCTGGTAA
- a CDS encoding type Z 30S ribosomal protein S14, which yields MAKTSMKIKQQKTQKFSTREYNRCRICGRPHAYLRKYGICRICFRELAYKGQIPGVKKASW from the coding sequence ATGGCTAAAACGTCAATGAAAATAAAGCAACAGAAGACACAGAAATTCTCAACGAGAGAATACAATCGTTGTAGAATCTGTGGCCGTCCTCATGCTTACTTAAGAAAATACGGAATCTGCAGAATTTGCTTCCGTGAGTTAGCATATAAGGGACAAATACCAGGTGTTAAAAAAGCAAGCTGGTAG
- the rplE gene encoding 50S ribosomal protein L5: MTRLKEIYKNEIMAGMQKKFGYKNEMQIPKLDKIVINMGVGEAKDNAKALEAAVKDMEIIAGQKAVITKARKSVANFKLREGVAIGCKVTLRGEKMYEFADRLINLALPRVRDFRGVNPNAFDGRGNYALGVKEQLIFPEIEYDKVDKVRGMDVIFVTTAKTDEEARELLTLFGMPFSK, encoded by the coding sequence TTGACTCGTTTAAAAGAAATTTACAAAAATGAAATTATGGCTGGTATGCAGAAGAAGTTCGGTTACAAGAACGAGATGCAGATTCCAAAGCTTGATAAAATCGTAATCAACATGGGTGTTGGTGAAGCTAAAGACAATGCGAAGGCTCTTGAAGCAGCAGTAAAAGATATGGAGATTATCGCTGGTCAGAAAGCTGTTATTACAAAAGCTAGAAAGTCAGTTGCTAACTTTAAACTTAGAGAAGGCGTGGCTATTGGCTGTAAAGTTACTTTAAGAGGCGAAAAGATGTATGAATTCGCTGATCGTCTTATTAACTTAGCACTCCCTCGAGTTCGTGACTTTAGAGGTGTTAATCCAAATGCATTCGATGGTAGAGGTAATTATGCACTTGGTGTAAAAGAGCAGTTAATATTCCCTGAAATCGAATACGATAAGGTAGACAAGGTTCGTGGTATGGATGTTATTTTCGTAACAACTGCCAAGACCGATGAAGAAGCTCGTGAATTACTGACATTATTCGGTATGCCATTTAGCAAATAG
- the rplX gene encoding 50S ribosomal protein L24, with protein sequence MATTKIKKGDSVKVIAGKDKGKEGKVISVSNGKVLVEGVNTITKHSKASQANPKGGIIHQEAPIDASNVMYVQKGKTTRIGFTTVDGKNGQKKVRVAKATGDIID encoded by the coding sequence ATGGCAACTACAAAGATTAAAAAGGGCGATAGCGTTAAGGTTATCGCTGGTAAAGACAAGGGAAAAGAAGGAAAAGTAATTTCCGTTTCCAATGGCAAAGTTTTAGTTGAAGGTGTAAATACAATTACCAAGCACAGCAAGGCATCTCAGGCTAATCCAAAGGGTGGAATTATCCATCAGGAAGCACCTATCGATGCATCTAACGTAATGTACGTGCAGAAGGGTAAAACAACCAGAATCGGCTTTACTACTGTTGATGGTAAGAATGGCCAGAAGAAGGTTCGTGTTGCTAAGGCAACAGGAGATATTATTGACTAA
- the rplN gene encoding 50S ribosomal protein L14 yields the protein MIQSESRLKVADNSGAKELLCIRVMGGSTRRYANIGDIIVASVKDATPGGVVKKGDVVKAVVVRTVKGARRKDGSYIRFDENAAVIIKDDKNPKGTRIFGPVARELREKQFMKIVSLAPEVL from the coding sequence ATGATACAATCAGAATCCAGACTTAAGGTTGCCGACAATAGCGGTGCAAAAGAATTATTATGCATTCGCGTTATGGGCGGTTCAACCAGAAGATATGCGAATATCGGTGACATCATCGTAGCTTCCGTTAAAGATGCAACACCAGGCGGAGTTGTTAAGAAAGGTGATGTTGTAAAGGCTGTTGTTGTTCGTACTGTAAAGGGAGCTCGCCGTAAGGATGGTTCCTACATCAGATTCGACGAGAACGCTGCCGTAATCATCAAAGACGACAAGAACCCTAAGGGAACTCGTATCTTTGGACCAGTAGCTAGAGAATTGAGAGAAAAGCAATTCATGAAAATCGTTTCATTAGCACCAGAAGTATTATAG
- the rpsQ gene encoding 30S ribosomal protein S17, with translation MVERNLRKTRTGKVVSDKMDKTIVVAVVDNVKHPLYGKIVKRTYKLKAHDENNECQIGDRVKVMETRPLSKDKRWRLVEIIEKAK, from the coding sequence GTGGTAGAAAGAAATCTCAGAAAAACACGTACTGGTAAAGTAGTAAGTGATAAGATGGATAAGACAATCGTTGTTGCAGTAGTAGATAACGTAAAGCATCCTCTTTATGGCAAAATCGTAAAGAGAACTTATAAGTTAAAAGCTCATGATGAGAACAACGAATGCCAGATTGGTGATAGAGTAAAAGTTATGGAGACAAGACCATTATCTAAAGATAAGAGATGGAGACTTGTTGAAATTATTGAGAAGGCAAAATAA